The DNA segment TAATGTGCTGCAACCCTGCGGTTGGCGTCTGCGGCGACTCGGTCGCAGGCGTTACGTTAACCCCTGCCGCCAGCGTCGGGCGCAGCGTTGGCGATAACGCCCCCTTCTCCTGCAACTGTCCCGCCAGTAACGGCTGCGTCTGCAACGTCAGCGCATTCATCTCGTTTTGCGAACGACCCGCGTAGCTGACGGGTTTAACCGGCATCTGCCCGGTCATCAACAGCGCCTGCAACAGCTGCTGTTGCGCATCGTCTTTCAACGGAGAGGCATCCTTCTGATGCCGATCGCCCGTATCGTCCTCGTCCTGCACGCTCACCGGCTGCGCGCTGACGGTAATCCCCAGGGCATTTTTGCCCTGCCCGCCCATCAGCGTGCTGACAACATTCATCAACGCATCGTTGAATCCTGGCTGCGTCTGCCCGGCAGATGACTGAGCGCCGCTCTGCCCGGCGATCGTCTCCGCCTGCATCGGCAAACCGGAAGCGTGCCCCGCATTTTGAGAAAGATTGAGAATATCCATTACCCCATATCCTCTGCGTCCATAAACGCGGCATACGCCGTCGCGCCTTCACGATTGCGCATAGCGAGCGCCATTTTGTTCGCGATAATGTCGCTCTGCCCCTGACAGTAATCGCGCACCTGACGGTGAATCTCCCGCAGCTCGTCCAGGGCTTTGCTGTCTGCCGCGTCCAGGGGTTTACCCCGGACAGCGGTAAGCAATTCAGCAATCTTCAGGTCAACATTCCGTACGGCAGACCAGTTATGGTCGGCTGCGGCCTGGCGTAACGCCTGCATCAGCGTTCGCATCGTCAACGCATAGCTCATGTTCCCTGACCCATTTTTTCCCAGCCGTCCTGAATATTGCCGAGGATAACTTCCACCTCTTCAATATTTTCGACAGACAGCTTGTGGCTGGCGTCATAGAGGCGGTAAACGCAGTAGTCATAAAGATTCGCCAGACTTAATGCCAGCTCGCCGCCTTTTTCAAAATCCAGCGCGCTGGTCAGCGCGTTCAGGATGTCGATGCATTTATTAATGCTTTGCGCCTTACGTTCGTAGCGACGCGCCGCAATATGGCTTTTCGCGCGTACCAGTTCGTCCATCAGGCCATTGAACAACATCAGCACTAACTGATGCGGATTCGCTGCTGCGGCCTGAATCGCCAGGTCAGATTGGTGATAGAGGCCGAAGCCTTCCTGCTCGTTACCGTACATTGAAAGTTAAATTCCCTAAGAATTAGCTAAACATACTCATGGTGTTATTCATCTGCGTCATGATCGACTGCAACTGCGTGAACTGCTTCAGGTAGCGGTTATAGGAGGACTCATAACGCGTGTTCATTTTTTCGGTTTTGGTGTCGATGTCGCGCTGCTGTCTGTCGAGCGTTTCCTGGCGACCTTTTAATAAACCGGTGCTGGTGTTCAGGTATTTATCCAGCGATTTATCCATCGCTTTAATCAGCCCGTTATTCCCGTTGAAGAAATCAGCGACCGATTGCGGATTTGATTTCAGTTGCTCATTGAGCGTGTCGGCGTCGATCGACAGCTTGCCGTCTTTGTCGGCAGTAATGCCGAACTTCGTCATGTTTTGATCGCCGAAGGTGCCGCGCAGTATGTTGCTCAGATCGTTGGTTAACGAGGAGATACTGGCATCACCGGCAAACGCGCCGCGCGAATCAGAGCTGCTGCCGGTCGCCGTCAGCCCGGAGATGGTGTCCTGCAACGTGTTATAGGCATCGATAAAGGCCTGGATTTGCTCCTTTGTCCCCGTGGCATCCGTGTCGACTGAAATAACCAGCGGCTTGTTGGCTTCGGTGGTGCCGGTCAGTTTGATCGAAACGCCGTCTACCAGGTTATCCAGGGTATTGGAGCTGCTGGAGTAAACGGTGCTGGAATCGCCAACGGTGAATTTGGCATCTTTACCGGCGGTAATCACATTCTCGCCATTAAAGATATCCTGACCGTTGGTCATGCCGCTGGTATCCAGCTGAATATCGTATTTCTCGCCGCTCTGATCGCTGCTCATCATCAGCGTCACCTTGCCATCAATACGCATCAGCGAAGCGGTAACGCCGTTCTGACCGTCGTCAGAAGTCGCGGTGTCAGACGCGCTCGGGAAATCCGCATTATTGATGGCGTCGGCAAAATCAGCGAGGCTGTCTAAATCATCCATCTCAATTTCAAGGCTCTCGCCGTTGAGATTGATCTTCAGCGTACCGCTGGCGTTTTTAATCGCCTCATCATCAAGCCCGTCAAACCCTTTCTGCTGCGCAGAAGCCAGTTGGGTGACGTTCAGGCTGTATGTCCCTTTACGGGCAGACGCGCTGGCGGTGATGGTCGCGATCCCTTCCTGGTTCATGGTCGCGGTATTTTTCAGCACGCTGGTGCTGGAGGAATTCAGCCCGGTGATTGCCGAACGGAAATCCGACAGGGCGGTACGCAGCGAGGAAAGCGCTTTTTTCTGCGCTTCCAGCGTGGAAGTCTGTGATTTCAGCGAGGTTTGCAGCGCAAGAATGTCATAGCCTGCCAACTGTGTGGCCAGTGTCGTTGGATCAAAATCAGACATAGTGGGTTTCTCCGGGCACGCGCGCCGCTTTCAACATACAGTAGATAAAGCAACTATCGTGCCAATTTTTTAATAAGTATTTATCAATGAGTTACGTAAGAGGAGGAATGTCCCCTTCCGCAATTTCCGGCAGAAGGAAGCGCATTGCCGGATACAAAAACACCGCCATACAGCGGTGTTTTAGGGGCAGATATCCGCGAAGGATTAACCCAGCAGAGACATCACCATGCTGGACATGCTGTTGGACTGTTTCAGCATGGACATGCTGGTTTGCGCCAGCATCTGGTTACGGGTCATAGAGGAGGCTTCGCTGGCGAAGTCCGCATCCTGAATGTTGCTCAGCGCCAGATCGGTGTTGTCTTTCATGTTCGCCAGGTTAGCCGCGGTGTGGCCCAGGCGGTT comes from the Citrobacter koseri ATCC BAA-895 genome and includes:
- the fliS gene encoding flagellar export chaperone FliS codes for the protein MYGNEQEGFGLYHQSDLAIQAAAANPHQLVLMLFNGLMDELVRAKSHIAARRYERKAQSINKCIDILNALTSALDFEKGGELALSLANLYDYCVYRLYDASHKLSVENIEEVEVILGNIQDGWEKMGQGT
- the fliD gene encoding flagellar filament capping protein FliD, whose translation is MSDFDPTTLATQLAGYDILALQTSLKSQTSTLEAQKKALSSLRTALSDFRSAITGLNSSSTSVLKNTATMNQEGIATITASASARKGTYSLNVTQLASAQQKGFDGLDDEAIKNASGTLKINLNGESLEIEMDDLDSLADFADAINNADFPSASDTATSDDGQNGVTASLMRIDGKVTLMMSSDQSGEKYDIQLDTSGMTNGQDIFNGENVITAGKDAKFTVGDSSTVYSSSSNTLDNLVDGVSIKLTGTTEANKPLVISVDTDATGTKEQIQAFIDAYNTLQDTISGLTATGSSSDSRGAFAGDASISSLTNDLSNILRGTFGDQNMTKFGITADKDGKLSIDADTLNEQLKSNPQSVADFFNGNNGLIKAMDKSLDKYLNTSTGLLKGRQETLDRQQRDIDTKTEKMNTRYESSYNRYLKQFTQLQSIMTQMNNTMSMFS